From the Sphingomonas aliaeris genome, one window contains:
- a CDS encoding M20/M25/M40 family metallo-hydrolase, whose product MRYLPLLAPPLLTLALTQPAVAQDKPDPARLKASVAKLVSFGTRHTLSSPDDPVRGIGAARAWGGAEMARIADACGGCIVVSNIARTMVSPRTPDGANIVDVLGFQQGSDPKRVVIVAAHIDSRASDVMDAKIDAPGANDNASGSALVLEAARLLSKQKFRATIVYALLSGEEQGLLGGQLLAETAKEKNWTVTAMLNNDIVGNSIGQGGVRDVAQVRVFSEGIRASEDLAAQIARRGNGGEDDGPSRALAKAIDGIAGTVPGGLDVFVDRRPDRFGRGGDHEPFLKLGFPAVRFTSSVENWDAQHQNLRTEKGVVFGDTIDRMDFAYLAKVTAINVATIRRLAAAPAAPDKVTISGDLSRDTKVAWAAIPGAVKYRVKWRKSDARDWTGGVDVAATETLLKNVPVDDHLVGVAAVAADGSESIVTFGERARR is encoded by the coding sequence ATGCGTTACCTGCCCTTGCTCGCCCCGCCCTTGCTCACTCTCGCGCTGACCCAGCCGGCCGTCGCGCAGGACAAGCCCGATCCTGCACGATTGAAGGCAAGTGTCGCGAAACTGGTGAGCTTCGGTACGCGGCACACTCTGTCCTCGCCCGACGATCCGGTGCGCGGGATCGGCGCGGCGCGGGCGTGGGGCGGCGCGGAGATGGCGCGGATCGCGGATGCGTGCGGCGGGTGCATCGTGGTTTCGAACATTGCGCGGACGATGGTCTCGCCGCGCACGCCCGACGGTGCGAACATCGTGGACGTGCTGGGTTTTCAGCAAGGTAGCGACCCCAAACGCGTCGTGATCGTCGCCGCGCATATCGACAGCCGCGCATCCGACGTCATGGACGCGAAGATCGACGCGCCCGGTGCGAACGACAATGCGTCCGGGTCCGCGCTGGTGCTTGAGGCGGCGCGATTGCTGTCGAAGCAGAAGTTCCGCGCGACGATCGTCTATGCCTTGCTGTCCGGCGAGGAACAGGGGTTGCTCGGCGGGCAATTGCTGGCGGAGACGGCGAAGGAGAAGAACTGGACCGTCACCGCGATGCTCAACAACGACATCGTCGGCAATTCGATCGGCCAGGGCGGCGTCCGCGACGTGGCGCAAGTGCGTGTCTTCTCCGAAGGGATTCGCGCATCGGAGGATCTTGCGGCGCAGATCGCCCGGCGCGGCAATGGCGGCGAGGATGACGGTCCGTCACGGGCATTGGCCAAGGCGATCGACGGGATCGCCGGCACGGTGCCCGGCGGCCTGGACGTGTTCGTCGATCGCCGGCCCGACCGTTTCGGGCGCGGCGGGGATCACGAACCGTTCCTGAAACTGGGCTTTCCGGCGGTACGGTTCACATCCTCGGTCGAGAATTGGGACGCGCAACACCAGAATTTGCGCACCGAAAAGGGCGTGGTGTTCGGCGACACGATCGACCGGATGGACTTCGCCTATCTTGCCAAGGTGACCGCGATCAACGTCGCGACGATCCGCCGCCTTGCCGCTGCCCCCGCCGCGCCGGACAAGGTGACGATATCCGGCGACCTGTCGCGCGATACGAAGGTCGCGTGGGCGGCGATCCCCGGCGCCGTGAAATACCGCGTAAAGTGGCGGAAGTCGGACGCGCGCGACTGGACCGGCGGCGTGGACGTCGCTGCGACGGAAACGCTGTTGAAGAACGTTCCGGTCGACGACCATCTGGTCGGCGTCGCGGCGGTCGCGGCGGATGGATCGGAAAGCATCGTCACGTTCGGCGAACGCGCGCGGCGTTGA
- a CDS encoding GAF domain-containing protein yields MYQFDISTGTKSDLYRDLIAALDALTAQEPDPIANMANAAALIWEYLPDLNWAGFYRAIDGELVLGPFQGKVACIRIAMGKGVCGTAAQTRETQLVEDVHAFPGHIACDAASRSELVVPIVHQGELIGVLDLDSPEAARFDAGDAAGCEALMALLAPRLQG; encoded by the coding sequence ATGTACCAGTTTGACATTTCCACCGGCACCAAGTCCGACCTCTACCGCGACCTGATCGCGGCGCTGGACGCACTGACCGCGCAGGAGCCGGACCCGATCGCCAATATGGCGAACGCCGCGGCATTGATCTGGGAATATCTGCCCGACCTCAACTGGGCCGGCTTCTACCGTGCGATCGACGGCGAACTCGTCCTCGGGCCATTTCAGGGCAAGGTCGCCTGTATCCGTATCGCGATGGGCAAGGGCGTGTGCGGAACGGCGGCCCAGACGCGCGAGACTCAACTGGTCGAGGACGTCCACGCCTTTCCCGGCCACATCGCATGCGATGCCGCGAGCCGGTCGGAACTCGTCGTCCCGATCGTCCATCAGGGCGAGCTGATCGGCGTGCTCGATCTCGACAGTCCCGAAGCGGCGCGGTTCGACGCGGGCGACGCAGCAGGATGCGAAGCGCTGATGGCATTGCTCGCGCCGAGGCTGCAGGGGTGA